The following coding sequences lie in one Nocardioides sambongensis genomic window:
- a CDS encoding SDR family oxidoreductase has protein sequence MTATGDLTGTVALVTGATSGIGRAVAQALADRGARIAAVGRRQDRLEDLVRRLGPESCLAVPADLTSRSGSAGAVESAVDTWGRLDIVVNSAGVMLNGPTPDAHLDEWDAMVDLNLKGLMYVAKSAFPHLVDATASGPRRVADLVNISSIAGRFANRNVAVYNGTKFGVTAMSESWRQEFSPRGVRVSVVEPGVVETELFDHQQEPVRDHYDRLFAGVERLRPEDVADVVATIVTAPRRVALAEVVVRPTDQV, from the coding sequence GTGACCGCCACGGGTGACCTGACCGGCACCGTTGCACTGGTCACCGGCGCCACCAGCGGGATCGGCCGCGCAGTCGCGCAGGCACTGGCGGACCGCGGAGCCCGGATCGCCGCCGTCGGCCGTCGCCAGGATCGCCTCGAGGACCTGGTTCGGCGTCTGGGGCCCGAGAGCTGCTTGGCGGTGCCTGCCGACCTCACCTCCCGTTCGGGGTCGGCGGGCGCCGTCGAGTCTGCGGTGGACACGTGGGGTCGTCTGGACATCGTCGTCAACAGCGCCGGCGTCATGCTCAACGGCCCGACGCCCGATGCCCACCTCGACGAGTGGGACGCGATGGTCGACCTCAACCTCAAGGGCCTCATGTACGTCGCGAAGTCGGCCTTTCCCCATCTCGTCGACGCCACAGCCTCCGGGCCACGCCGGGTGGCCGACCTGGTCAACATCTCCTCGATCGCGGGCCGCTTCGCCAACCGCAACGTCGCCGTCTACAACGGCACCAAGTTCGGTGTCACCGCGATGTCGGAGTCGTGGCGCCAGGAGTTCTCCCCCCGGGGCGTGCGCGTGTCGGTCGTCGAGCCGGGTGTCGTCGAGACCGAGCTCTTCGACCACCAGCAGGAGCCCGTCAGGGACCACTACGACCGACTTTTCGCGGGCGTCGAGCGCCTCCGCCCGGAGGACGTGGCCGACGTCGTGGCGACGATCGTCACCGCCCCACGTCGCGTGGCACTCGCCGAGGTCGTCGTACGCCCGACCGATCAGGTCTGA
- a CDS encoding enoyl-CoA hydratase/isomerase family protein translates to MSLVRYETDQQGVAFVTLDSPETRNALSDELLDQLIAAIERAGADEAIRVVVLGSSHERVFSAGGDLKAFASDAPTVTKYAGLDRFPRLYALLGSLGKPAICAAGGDVLAGSFGLALACDLIIAKEGVRFGCPEINVGVFPFMISALIYRNVPRMRANQMMMLGDPIDAAEAERLDIVNAVVPAERFDDTVREWAHRLAAKSPLLMRLGKDAVDATRDLPLTGALAALQSQLALAFTTEDIKEGVAAFREKRSPQWQMR, encoded by the coding sequence ATGAGTCTTGTCCGCTATGAGACCGACCAGCAGGGCGTCGCCTTCGTGACGCTCGACTCGCCGGAGACGCGCAACGCGCTCAGTGACGAGCTCCTCGACCAGTTGATCGCTGCCATCGAGCGCGCGGGAGCCGACGAGGCGATCCGCGTCGTCGTGCTGGGCTCCTCCCATGAGCGGGTGTTCTCCGCCGGCGGCGACCTCAAGGCGTTCGCCAGCGACGCCCCCACGGTCACCAAGTACGCCGGGCTGGACCGCTTCCCGCGGCTCTATGCGTTGCTGGGCAGTCTCGGCAAGCCAGCGATCTGCGCGGCGGGCGGCGACGTACTGGCCGGCTCCTTCGGCCTCGCGCTCGCCTGCGACCTCATCATCGCCAAGGAGGGTGTGCGGTTCGGCTGCCCGGAGATCAACGTCGGGGTCTTCCCCTTCATGATCTCTGCACTCATCTACCGCAATGTGCCTCGGATGCGCGCCAACCAGATGATGATGCTCGGCGACCCGATCGACGCCGCCGAGGCCGAGCGCCTCGACATCGTCAACGCCGTGGTGCCGGCGGAGAGGTTCGATGACACCGTGCGCGAGTGGGCCCACCGCCTGGCGGCCAAGTCGCCCCTGCTCATGCGACTTGGTAAGGACGCGGTCGATGCAACGCGGGACCTACCGCTCACAGGCGCCCTGGCCGCGCTGCAGTCACAGCTGGCACTGGCCTTCACGACAGAGGACATCAAGGAAGGCGTTGCGGCCTTCCGGGAGAAGCGCTCGCCCCAGTGGCAGATGCGGTGA
- a CDS encoding quinone oxidoreductase family protein encodes MKAVLQQSYGGPDVLRLGGRPDPVPAPGWTVVELRAAALNWHDVLVRQGTYSSPLPHTPGADGAGIDTATGDEVVVLPSLDWGDDEAAPGSNWEILGDHRPGTYAERVAVPTECIAPKPTGFSWAQAAALPLVGLTTYRALFSRARLGPGESLLVLGAGGGVATMAVTLGRAVGARVVVTSSADAKIEQAVALGATAGVRYDGPSTTTWPEGARAANGGNGFDVVLDAVGSWPEAIRALRPGGRLVVLGANRAEQATLDVRPFYFGQYDLLGTTMGSPRDFAGLLKFMAEHDVPPPVIDRTFPLDSAADAHTHLESGAGFGKVVLEI; translated from the coding sequence GTGAAGGCCGTCCTGCAACAGTCCTACGGCGGGCCCGACGTACTGCGCCTCGGCGGCCGACCTGACCCTGTGCCCGCGCCGGGATGGACCGTGGTGGAGTTGCGCGCCGCTGCGCTCAATTGGCACGACGTGCTCGTGCGCCAGGGCACGTACTCCTCGCCCCTTCCACACACGCCGGGCGCCGACGGCGCAGGGATCGACACGGCCACCGGCGACGAGGTCGTCGTGCTCCCCTCCCTCGACTGGGGTGACGACGAGGCCGCTCCCGGAAGCAACTGGGAGATCCTGGGCGATCACCGCCCCGGCACCTACGCGGAGCGCGTCGCAGTGCCGACCGAATGCATCGCGCCCAAGCCCACAGGGTTCAGTTGGGCGCAGGCGGCCGCGCTGCCTCTCGTCGGACTGACGACCTATCGCGCTCTCTTCTCGAGGGCGCGACTCGGGCCCGGCGAGAGTCTCCTCGTGCTGGGCGCCGGGGGAGGCGTGGCCACGATGGCCGTCACCCTCGGCCGCGCGGTGGGGGCGCGGGTCGTGGTCACCTCGTCAGCCGACGCGAAGATCGAGCAGGCCGTTGCGCTCGGCGCGACCGCAGGCGTCCGCTACGACGGACCCTCAACCACCACCTGGCCCGAGGGTGCACGTGCAGCCAACGGAGGCAACGGCTTCGACGTCGTGCTCGACGCCGTCGGGTCCTGGCCCGAAGCGATCCGAGCCCTACGGCCCGGCGGACGACTCGTCGTCCTGGGCGCCAACCGCGCCGAGCAGGCAACCCTCGACGTGCGCCCCTTCTACTTCGGCCAGTACGACCTCCTCGGCACCACGATGGGTAGCCCCCGGGACTTCGCCGGCCTGCTGAAGTTCATGGCCGAGCACGACGTGCCTCCACCGGTGATCGACCGCACGTTCCCTCTGGACAGTGCCGCCGACGCCCACACCCACCTCGAGTCCGGCGCCGGCTTCGGCAAGGTCGTCCTCGAGATCTGA
- a CDS encoding AMP-binding protein: MVDVLKSVRDRYSEIEIASYYDEGYWQPTSFYDLAAAQAEATPDAPFLVDATICLSYAEFAEQVVRLAAGLARAGLQRGERIAVQLPNWVEFPVIAAAASRLGAILVPIMPIYRGDEVGYVLQHSGASFAVTCGDFRGFDHAAMFAELRSDAPELRELFVARADASGDGTGRPLAELFVAGDLGELEAELGPDSSPDDPFLIVYTSGTTSRPKGCFHTFNTIRASAAAIAKSLDYTAADVQFGPSPITHSTGLVTSVLLPLLAGAKSYLMEAWDPAAGLDIIKEHACTAAVTATPFLQMLMGAYDPERHDASSLRLWVCAGSPIPGSVVEASRELFAGCQTLSLYGRSENFLTTMCTVRDDASRSATSDGSALDGAQVQIVDSAGREVPRGEEGDIAYRGPSHMIEYFHNDEETAALFTPDGFSRSGDLGRMDGSGFVRVTGRLKDIVIRGGMNISARELEEHLLAHPDIANVAVVGMPDERLGEKVCVYVVPTSPDRLVVLDEITSYLREHEVATQKLPERVEIVDSLPMTATGKVQKHLLRADIAAKLESANG; encoded by the coding sequence ATGGTGGATGTGTTGAAGTCGGTGCGCGATCGGTACTCCGAGATCGAGATCGCGTCCTACTACGACGAGGGCTACTGGCAGCCCACGTCGTTCTACGACCTGGCGGCCGCGCAGGCGGAGGCGACGCCGGACGCGCCGTTCCTCGTCGATGCCACCATCTGCCTCTCGTACGCCGAGTTCGCCGAGCAGGTCGTGCGGCTGGCCGCGGGTCTCGCCCGCGCCGGCCTACAGCGAGGGGAGCGGATCGCGGTCCAGCTGCCCAACTGGGTCGAGTTCCCCGTGATCGCCGCCGCGGCGTCCCGACTCGGAGCGATCCTCGTGCCGATCATGCCCATCTACCGGGGCGACGAGGTCGGCTACGTCCTCCAGCACTCCGGCGCCTCGTTCGCTGTCACGTGTGGTGACTTCCGCGGCTTCGACCACGCCGCGATGTTCGCCGAGCTCCGATCCGACGCGCCGGAACTGCGCGAGCTGTTCGTCGCGCGCGCCGACGCGAGTGGCGATGGCACCGGCCGGCCGCTCGCTGAGCTCTTCGTCGCTGGCGACCTCGGGGAGCTCGAGGCCGAACTCGGGCCGGACTCGTCGCCCGACGACCCGTTCCTGATCGTCTACACCTCCGGCACGACGTCACGACCGAAGGGCTGCTTCCACACCTTCAACACGATCAGGGCGAGCGCGGCCGCCATTGCCAAGAGCCTCGACTACACCGCAGCCGACGTGCAGTTCGGGCCCTCGCCCATCACCCACAGCACCGGCCTGGTCACCAGCGTCCTCCTCCCGCTGCTGGCAGGCGCCAAGTCATATCTGATGGAGGCGTGGGACCCCGCCGCCGGTCTGGACATCATCAAGGAGCACGCCTGCACTGCGGCGGTGACGGCAACACCGTTCCTGCAGATGCTCATGGGCGCCTACGACCCCGAGCGGCATGACGCCTCCAGTCTCCGGCTGTGGGTCTGTGCCGGATCCCCGATCCCCGGGTCCGTCGTCGAGGCGTCGCGCGAGCTGTTCGCCGGCTGCCAGACGCTGTCCCTCTACGGACGGTCCGAGAACTTCCTGACCACCATGTGCACGGTCCGCGACGACGCCTCGCGCTCGGCGACGTCGGACGGATCTGCTCTCGACGGCGCCCAGGTGCAGATCGTCGACAGCGCGGGCCGCGAGGTTCCGCGAGGCGAGGAGGGTGACATCGCCTATCGCGGACCAAGTCACATGATCGAGTACTTCCACAACGACGAGGAGACCGCGGCGCTCTTCACGCCCGACGGCTTCTCTCGCTCCGGCGACCTCGGCCGCATGGACGGGTCCGGATTCGTCCGGGTCACGGGGCGCCTCAAGGACATCGTGATCCGCGGCGGCATGAACATCAGCGCGCGCGAACTGGAGGAGCACCTCCTCGCACACCCTGACATCGCGAACGTGGCAGTCGTCGGTATGCCCGACGAGCGACTGGGGGAGAAGGTGTGCGTGTACGTCGTCCCCACGAGCCCCGATCGGCTCGTTGTCCTCGACGAGATCACGAGCTACCTGCGTGAGCACGAGGTCGCTACCCAGAAGTTGCCCGAGCGGGTCGAGATCGTCGACTCGTTGCCCATGACGGCCACGGGCAAGGTGCAGAAGCACCTGCTCCGCGCCGACATCGCCGCGAAGCTCGAATCCGCCAACGGCTGA
- a CDS encoding thioesterase family protein, giving the protein MNIRHYLDAGAMGADVICRRIGIDDDYRAMRRLGVFTAEHHIRYFSEMHLGGKYSTHTVVVERSAKAGHVLSFILDRTDQRLACTVEIVLVGVGMDTRRPAPFPDDIAAKFDELIDATNELTWELPLSGAMGIRRS; this is encoded by the coding sequence ATGAACATCCGCCACTACTTGGATGCCGGTGCGATGGGCGCCGACGTGATCTGCCGACGGATCGGCATCGACGACGACTACCGTGCGATGCGCAGGTTGGGCGTGTTCACGGCAGAGCACCACATCCGCTACTTCTCCGAGATGCACCTGGGCGGGAAGTACTCGACGCACACGGTCGTCGTCGAGCGTTCCGCCAAGGCTGGCCACGTGCTGTCCTTCATCCTCGACCGGACCGACCAACGCTTGGCGTGCACTGTCGAGATCGTGCTCGTCGGCGTCGGAATGGACACGCGCCGTCCGGCCCCGTTTCCGGACGACATCGCCGCCAAGTTCGACGAGCTGATCGACGCGACCAACGAGCTCACCTGGGAACTCCCCCTGTCCGGGGCGATGGGGATCCGGCGCAGCTGA
- a CDS encoding MaoC family dehydratase, with product MTLEITVAELADAKDLDLGSSPWQPVEQVRIDTFADATDDHQWIHVDPERAADGPFGRTIAHGYLTLSLVPSMLKKLMVITDHGRGTNYGLEKVRFTAPVPVDAEIRLSASIPRACVVRTVVCSTASP from the coding sequence ATGACGCTGGAGATCACGGTCGCTGAGTTGGCCGATGCGAAGGACCTGGATCTCGGCTCGTCGCCGTGGCAGCCGGTCGAGCAGGTGCGGATCGACACCTTCGCCGACGCCACTGACGACCACCAGTGGATCCACGTCGACCCCGAGCGTGCTGCCGATGGGCCCTTCGGCCGCACCATCGCCCACGGCTACCTGACCCTCTCACTGGTGCCCTCGATGCTGAAGAAGCTGATGGTCATCACCGACCACGGCCGCGGCACGAACTACGGCCTGGAGAAGGTGCGGTTCACCGCACCCGTTCCGGTCGACGCCGAGATCCGGTTGAGCGCCTCGATCCCGAGGGCGTGCGTCGTGAGGACGGTGGTGTGCAGTACCGCGTCGCCCTGA
- a CDS encoding acyl-CoA dehydrogenase family protein, which translates to MHLDDDRVEFAHAIEAFCQREYGTPAQWNELTENDTVATNQVILDKMADLGWLGVSLPEEYGGGGAGFVDECVFIEEAHRGLTPGILAYTTGLTAAQTYLKWGSDEQKKTIVSNLVAGRTEAIALSEPGTGSDLGAVRTKGVRDGDAYVIDGQKTWISVAHIAEHMLVLVREDASGPKHDGLTLLMVPTDTPGIEMREVRTMEARTCNDVFFSQARVPASSVVGEAGQGWKQLMRGLSVERMIIAAFSIGAARRSVEDAIAYMQQRDAFGQSISGFQALRHRVADLATDIAVTRSFVYDVAQAIDEGREDTLNRESAMAKMRATEVAKNAALEAMQLMGVQATPASTAWSSRSVGPWRRRSSAGRTRSSARSSPSRSSDRRRTHECRRTSEVRRHCRILQFRVRTKDVDSGSMSRTHRRGGPHADHRPVHLASRRHVYRYSHLGR; encoded by the coding sequence ATGCACCTGGACGACGACCGGGTCGAGTTCGCCCACGCCATCGAGGCGTTCTGCCAGCGCGAGTACGGCACCCCCGCCCAGTGGAACGAACTGACGGAGAACGACACCGTCGCGACCAACCAGGTGATCCTGGACAAGATGGCCGACCTCGGCTGGCTCGGCGTCTCGCTGCCCGAGGAGTACGGCGGCGGGGGTGCCGGATTCGTCGACGAGTGCGTGTTCATCGAGGAGGCACACCGTGGCTTGACCCCGGGGATCCTCGCCTACACGACGGGCCTGACTGCCGCACAGACCTACCTCAAGTGGGGCAGCGACGAGCAGAAGAAGACAATCGTCTCCAACCTCGTCGCCGGCCGAACCGAGGCCATCGCGCTGTCCGAGCCAGGCACGGGCTCAGACCTCGGCGCAGTGCGCACCAAGGGCGTCCGTGACGGCGACGCCTACGTGATCGACGGCCAGAAGACGTGGATCTCGGTCGCTCACATCGCCGAGCACATGCTGGTCCTGGTGCGGGAGGACGCCTCCGGCCCGAAGCACGACGGCCTCACCCTGCTGATGGTGCCCACCGACACCCCGGGCATCGAGATGCGGGAGGTGCGGACGATGGAGGCCCGCACCTGCAACGACGTCTTCTTCAGCCAGGCGCGGGTGCCTGCGTCCTCCGTGGTCGGCGAAGCCGGGCAGGGTTGGAAGCAGCTCATGCGCGGCCTCAGTGTGGAGCGGATGATCATTGCCGCCTTCAGCATCGGTGCCGCACGGCGCTCGGTCGAGGATGCGATCGCCTACATGCAGCAGCGCGACGCGTTCGGCCAGTCGATCAGCGGCTTCCAGGCGCTCCGGCACCGCGTCGCCGACCTCGCCACCGACATCGCCGTGACCCGGTCATTCGTCTACGACGTGGCCCAGGCCATCGACGAGGGCCGCGAGGACACCCTCAATAGGGAGTCCGCCATGGCCAAGATGCGCGCCACCGAGGTCGCGAAGAACGCCGCACTCGAGGCCATGCAACTCATGGGGGTGCAGGCTACGCCCGCGAGTACGGCATGGAGTTCCAGGTCCGTCGGGCCCTGGCGCCGCCGATCTTCGGCGGGACGAACGAGATCCAGCGCGAGATCATCGCCAAGTCGATCTTCTGATCGGCGCCGTACACACGAGTGCCGGCGGACCTCGGAGGTCCGCCGGCACTGTCGCATTCTCCAGTTCCGCGTCCGCACCAAGGACGTCGACAGTGGGAGCATGAGCCGCACTCACCGACGAGGAGGCCCACATGCCGACCACCGCCCCGTTCATCTCGCCAGTCGACGCCACGTCTATCGCTACTCACACTTGGGGCGATGA
- a CDS encoding alpha/beta fold hydrolase gives MPTTAPFISPVDATSIATHTWGDDLSAPRGVVQIAHGIAEHGLRYRRLAEALVAAGYRVHAVDHRGHGQSVDSADQLGNFDFAALVADVAAFGKDLADRSPDLPLFLIAHSMGSFAAQEVILDHSDQYAGAVLSGSTALDVLGAELAKAEGPVGLDAFNAGFEHRTGYEWLSRDEAEVDAYVADPLSGFELPDSAVPQLFGGASRLGDPEALAGIRRDLPVLLVSGDADPISGAGS, from the coding sequence ATGCCGACCACCGCCCCGTTCATCTCGCCAGTCGACGCCACGTCTATCGCTACTCACACTTGGGGCGATGATCTGTCCGCCCCTCGTGGCGTTGTCCAGATTGCCCATGGCATTGCGGAGCACGGCCTCCGCTATCGCCGCCTCGCCGAGGCGCTGGTCGCCGCCGGCTACCGTGTCCATGCGGTGGACCACCGTGGACATGGCCAGTCCGTCGACTCGGCCGACCAACTCGGCAACTTCGACTTTGCTGCCCTGGTGGCGGATGTCGCGGCATTCGGCAAGGACCTGGCCGACCGATCACCCGACCTTCCACTCTTCCTCATCGCCCACTCGATGGGGTCGTTCGCCGCACAGGAGGTCATCCTGGACCACTCCGACCAGTACGCCGGCGCGGTGCTGTCCGGTTCGACGGCGCTCGACGTCCTCGGTGCCGAGCTCGCCAAGGCCGAGGGACCGGTGGGTCTCGATGCCTTCAACGCCGGTTTCGAGCACCGCACCGGGTATGAGTGGCTCTCGCGCGACGAGGCGGAGGTCGATGCCTACGTTGCCGATCCGCTGTCGGGGTTCGAGCTGCCGGACAGCGCTGTCCCCCAGCTGTTCGGCGGCGCCTCCCGGCTCGGCGACCCGGAGGCTCTGGCCGGCATCCGCAGGGACCTGCCAGTGTTGCTGGTCTCAGGGGACGCAGACCCGATCTCCGGCGCGGGCAGCTGA
- a CDS encoding enoyl-CoA hydratase-related protein: MDNFTDITYEVENGLAWITINRPERFNAFRAQTVDELVLAFKRAWASPEVGTICLTGAGDKAFCAGGDQKQRMETGDYGPSQSGLFEVEALHRVMRDVPKPVIAAVNGLAIGGGHVLHVLADLTIAADTASFGQNGPRVGSFDAGLGSGYLARVVGEKRAREIWFMLRRLSAKEAEDWGLVNKVVPAAELKDEVRRWADTMNSYSPTALKVLKQSFNSDTEHFVAVGQMAITTLKMFGETPEAQEGITAFNEKRQPDFSQYRGN; encoded by the coding sequence ATGGACAACTTCACCGACATCACCTACGAGGTCGAGAACGGCCTCGCCTGGATCACCATCAACCGCCCGGAGCGCTTCAATGCCTTCCGTGCCCAGACGGTCGACGAGCTGGTGCTGGCCTTCAAGCGTGCGTGGGCGAGCCCCGAGGTCGGCACCATCTGCCTGACCGGCGCCGGCGACAAGGCGTTCTGCGCCGGCGGCGACCAGAAGCAGCGGATGGAGACCGGCGACTACGGTCCCTCGCAGAGCGGACTGTTCGAGGTCGAGGCCCTCCACCGCGTCATGCGTGACGTGCCCAAGCCCGTCATCGCTGCGGTCAACGGCCTCGCCATCGGTGGCGGCCACGTACTCCACGTGCTCGCCGACCTGACGATCGCCGCGGACACCGCCAGCTTCGGCCAGAACGGCCCCCGCGTCGGCAGCTTCGACGCCGGTCTCGGATCGGGCTACCTCGCTCGCGTCGTTGGCGAGAAGCGCGCGCGTGAGATCTGGTTCATGCTGCGCCGCCTCTCGGCGAAGGAGGCCGAGGACTGGGGTCTGGTCAACAAGGTGGTGCCCGCGGCCGAGCTCAAGGACGAGGTCCGGCGGTGGGCCGACACCATGAACTCCTACTCCCCCACCGCTTTGAAGGTCCTCAAGCAGTCCTTCAATAGCGACACCGAGCACTTCGTCGCTGTCGGGCAGATGGCGATCACCACGCTCAAGATGTTCGGCGAGACCCCAGAGGCCCAGGAGGGGATCACCGCCTTCAACGAGAAGCGTCAGCCCGACTTCTCCCAGTACCGCGGCAACTGA
- a CDS encoding PaaI family thioesterase — protein sequence MQQLQIQASRPEAMFRVDGMRQCSDGVGGRMTLGAWATGPDGRPALGATAVLADEVLGYALMASLPHGSWSISTEIWLDLVGELPRAGESVVGHAVPVQAGSYAAGELRDGAGRLLVTCRQRGRHAAPPDRHVASPAASGAPPGHDLESVLGMRRADGGWVLAVTDDIANPLGMLHGGVSLAASEVVAIRSRLAADSDLRTTSVHIVHTRGVPVGADIAFRFDTRYAGRSLWVTDVVGAVEGKVCTTATITAEA from the coding sequence GTGCAGCAACTCCAGATCCAGGCGAGTCGGCCGGAAGCGATGTTTCGGGTCGACGGCATGCGCCAGTGCTCCGACGGCGTGGGTGGCCGGATGACCCTGGGAGCCTGGGCGACGGGCCCGGACGGGCGTCCGGCGCTGGGCGCCACGGCCGTGCTGGCCGACGAGGTGCTCGGCTATGCCCTGATGGCGTCGCTGCCCCATGGGTCGTGGTCGATCAGCACGGAGATCTGGCTCGACCTGGTCGGCGAACTTCCGCGCGCAGGTGAGAGCGTCGTCGGGCATGCGGTCCCCGTCCAGGCCGGGTCGTATGCAGCGGGGGAACTGCGCGACGGCGCCGGGCGCCTGCTCGTGACGTGTCGCCAGCGCGGTAGGCACGCCGCTCCGCCCGATCGCCACGTGGCGTCGCCGGCAGCATCGGGCGCGCCGCCGGGACATGACCTCGAGTCGGTCCTCGGGATGCGGCGGGCCGACGGCGGCTGGGTGCTCGCCGTCACCGACGACATCGCCAATCCCCTCGGCATGCTGCATGGCGGCGTGTCGCTTGCCGCCTCCGAGGTCGTCGCGATCCGCAGCCGGCTGGCCGCAGACTCCGATCTGCGCACGACCTCCGTACACATCGTCCACACCCGCGGCGTACCAGTGGGCGCGGACATCGCCTTCAGGTTCGACACTCGGTACGCCGGCCGTAGCCTGTGGGTCACCGACGTCGTGGGCGCGGTGGAGGGCAAGGTCTGCACGACGGCGACCATCACGGCTGAGGCATAG
- a CDS encoding LLM class flavin-dependent oxidoreductase yields the protein MNTNIEVGIALNDHFLVPDTGRRRALLAGMEEVGLDHLTVGDHISFHGGVGFDGFVAATAALTASESLKVLMGVYLAGLRHPMGTARQIATLSQLAPGRLILGVGVAGEDRREVLNMGVDPASRGRRMDETLGLLRRLATGDVIDHSGEFFTLDGASILPAPEVRVPIVIGGGGDVAVRRTVEYGDGWLGMWCSARRYAATHQSIVDGFAAAGREGPAFAGLNIWVGLGEDAASARAALGQQMSSLYNLPPEKFQHISAAGTPDDVADFIAPYVEGGARTITLIPVAESPETAIQLSGQVRDRLTSLVPAS from the coding sequence GTGAACACGAACATCGAGGTCGGCATCGCGCTCAACGACCACTTCCTGGTGCCCGATACCGGGCGCCGCCGTGCACTTCTGGCGGGCATGGAGGAGGTCGGCCTCGACCACCTGACCGTGGGCGATCACATCAGCTTCCACGGCGGGGTCGGGTTCGACGGCTTCGTCGCGGCCACCGCGGCGCTCACGGCCAGCGAATCCCTCAAGGTCCTGATGGGCGTCTATCTGGCGGGCCTGCGACACCCGATGGGCACGGCCCGACAGATCGCGACGCTCAGCCAGTTGGCGCCCGGCCGGCTCATCCTGGGGGTCGGCGTGGCGGGGGAGGATCGCCGCGAGGTCCTCAACATGGGCGTCGATCCGGCATCCCGCGGACGCCGGATGGACGAGACCCTGGGCCTGCTCCGCCGCCTGGCTACGGGCGACGTGATCGACCACTCCGGTGAGTTCTTCACCTTGGACGGGGCCAGCATCCTGCCGGCGCCGGAGGTCCGCGTGCCGATCGTCATCGGCGGTGGCGGCGATGTCGCGGTCCGGCGGACAGTTGAGTACGGCGACGGCTGGCTCGGCATGTGGTGCTCCGCGCGACGCTACGCGGCCACCCATCAGTCGATCGTGGACGGCTTCGCTGCCGCAGGCCGGGAGGGGCCGGCCTTCGCTGGTCTCAACATCTGGGTCGGTCTCGGGGAGGACGCTGCCTCCGCCCGCGCCGCACTCGGGCAGCAGATGTCCTCGCTCTACAACCTGCCTCCGGAGAAGTTCCAGCACATCAGCGCGGCGGGGACGCCCGACGACGTCGCGGACTTCATCGCGCCGTACGTCGAAGGCGGCGCGCGGACCATCACCCTGATCCCGGTTGCCGAGTCACCGGAGACGGCGATCCAACTCTCGGGCCAGGTGCGTGATCGGCTGACCTCACTGGTCCCCGCGTCGTGA
- a CDS encoding LLM class flavin-dependent oxidoreductase — MTTRGITVLAGGLAETVEITKAADRAGFDGAWSGEFLNRSAVVSVAAMAAATEHIGVGTAIAYAVGRSPLVLANDARFLDEMSGGRLTLGLGTGTRGMMVGWHGVKDPDGPATRMEELIPLLRRLWHLHEEPVKHEGRFYSCDITPTADIQPPTRPTIPIYTAGVNARMIEVAGRVSDGLICHPTLTDRYLEEIARPAIEQGAAKTGRNASDVRLKGVIITSIHDDPAVARREAAAQIAFYVAPRAYGPVMEASGFGDETAAIQNAFRAKDHDAMVAAVSDRMIDEMAAAGTLDEVRDRVALLEKRYDHAALYSPSFTMAPERVTENTFAIIEAFRR; from the coding sequence GTGACGACACGAGGCATCACCGTGCTGGCCGGCGGGCTGGCGGAGACGGTTGAGATCACCAAGGCAGCCGACCGTGCCGGATTCGACGGCGCCTGGTCAGGAGAGTTCCTGAACCGGTCCGCGGTCGTGTCGGTGGCCGCGATGGCGGCCGCCACCGAGCACATCGGTGTCGGCACCGCGATCGCGTACGCCGTCGGACGCTCACCCCTCGTGCTGGCCAACGACGCGCGTTTCCTCGACGAGATGAGTGGAGGTCGCCTCACCCTCGGCCTCGGCACCGGAACGCGCGGAATGATGGTGGGCTGGCACGGCGTGAAGGACCCGGACGGCCCAGCGACCCGCATGGAGGAGCTCATCCCCCTGCTCCGGCGGCTGTGGCACCTCCACGAGGAGCCCGTCAAGCACGAGGGCCGCTTCTACTCGTGCGACATCACACCGACCGCGGACATCCAGCCGCCCACGCGGCCGACCATCCCGATCTACACCGCCGGCGTGAACGCTCGGATGATCGAGGTCGCGGGGCGTGTCTCCGACGGCCTGATCTGCCACCCGACCCTGACGGACCGCTATCTCGAGGAGATCGCCCGCCCGGCCATCGAGCAGGGCGCCGCCAAGACCGGCCGCAACGCCTCGGACGTCCGGCTCAAGGGCGTCATCATCACCTCCATCCACGACGACCCGGCGGTGGCGCGGCGCGAGGCCGCCGCCCAGATCGCCTTCTACGTCGCCCCCAGGGCCTACGGCCCGGTCATGGAGGCATCGGGCTTCGGCGACGAGACAGCAGCGATCCAGAACGCCTTCCGCGCCAAGGACCACGACGCAATGGTCGCTGCGGTGTCGGACCGGATGATCGACGAGATGGCGGCCGCGGGCACGCTGGACGAGGTGCGGGACCGGGTCGCACTGCTCGAGAAGCGCTATGACCACGCGGCGCTCTACTCCCCCAGCTTCACCATGGCCCCCGAGCGGGTCACCGAGAACACCTTCGCCATCATCGAGGCATTCCGTCGGTGA